Within Spinacia oleracea cultivar Varoflay chromosome 4, BTI_SOV_V1, whole genome shotgun sequence, the genomic segment gttctttatttcatatttgggagcaaaaaagcctcattttagcctaatatgacttataacgaccaaacaagccttatagCAATTCAAAAATTGAAGAGACCATAAAGGAAGCAAAGGTTGTTACCAGGATGGCAGGTTTCCCTGTAACTAGTAGTTCAGTACAAGTCATCGATCCAGCCCTAGAAACAATAAGATCTGCAGCTCCATATCCCATGTCCATAGAACGCAAAAACCttataaaaaacgaaaattatgttcagatcatgtacgggaaaaaaaagaacaatcagATGGACTTTACTGATCCTAAAGATGATAGTAAAAGTTTTGAGATACACACGcaagcatatatatatatatatatatatatatatatatatatatatatatatatatatatatatctgaaACAGACAAAAGAGGTTTACGGATAATGATTTCGTGTTCAAAATCAACACAAAAAGTCAAGTACAAAATTGACAGTTGAAGCAGGCCTGTAAACCAAAGAAAAGATTTGGATCAACAACATTGACTTCCAGGAACAGAATTGGGTACTGAATAAAAGATAAAACATATACTCCCTTCATTCTATAACATAGGGGATTATCACACATTTTGATGAGGCCCATGTGATAAGGAGAGGAAGGGTGACAACTGACAACCACAAACTCCAAAAGGAATGTGACAATCATTTCATTTCAAAACAGCTAAAAAGGCCATTGTTAAAATTAATCAAGTATTCAAGAGCTGAGGGAATAAACTTGCTTCTGGGATAGGTTATTCTCTAGTCACCACTTATTAGTTATTATATGAATTTCTTTACAGGATAACAGTGAATTGGAACACGAGCAAAGATGCTCTAACCTAACGTAACAATGACTTATTATCTATGGTGAAGATAGGACACTTGTGGTACAGCAGTGCCAAAATATCCTCTCCAAGGAACCAAAATCTTATGCATTTGGTGTACAAGCTTGGCATGTAGCCTGCGGATTTATCTTGACAAattgtaatttgtaaatcaACATAGGCTAGGATTATCTATAGTTATATGAAGCAATTGAAGAGGAGTAAAACTACTCAGCTAGTTAGCAACTTAGTACAGTATGACAATAGCTTTCTCATAAATAAACATCAATGGAACATTGGAACAGCTATAATGGTGAGTTAAAATGGAATGGGAATCGAAAACTCACGGTGCCAATACCAATCGAGGATGGTTTCGAACAAGGCTCTCCATCTCATTGAATGATTCAACACCAGTCTCCCAAATTATATGCAAATTTGGCCGCTGCTCCAACATCtgaaaataaatattgaatAGAGCAATGTTCATAGAATTAGCCCCAAAGGATCCCCCAAGCACCAGCAGCACCACCGCCTCCGATTCTGATACCTTAGCCAACCTAGGGGAAAAATACGTCCTTGCCACGGCTTTTGACACAAACTTCTTTATTAACAACCTAACCGGATTCCCACTCACCACAATCTTCTTCTTTTCAGTAGGAAACCGGTCAACAGATGAATTATAAGctaccaaaaaaaatcaaaccctaACAATCAATATCGGAAAAAAATGTATtaattaacacaaaaaataagaataatttatgtaatcaaaccctaaaaatacgaaattgggggaaaaatcaagaattgactgaaagcaaaccctaaaaatacgaaattaggggaaaaaaaaaacacaaaaagttgGAAAACTATACCTCCTCAAACAGATTCGCGCAAGAGAGAGTAAGAGATCGAAATACTTGGGACTGTGACGGCGAGAACAGAACGcgatgggggagatgaggcgagaacacagacccaccggcgaagacagcgacgcagggccgagcaacgcctgagttcgacggctactgagttcgacggcggctgagttcgacggctgagttCGAAGGCCAGATGCTTGGAGAGAAGGAGTTGAGAGAGCGctggaaaataaaattttgagataTTTTGTTAAGTGAAAAAGCTATTGACGAAATAACGTTATTGCAGCaaaaaattttgaaacgcggacttgttgcagggGGC encodes:
- the LOC130459376 gene encoding uncharacterized protein, translated to MNIALFNIYFQMLEQRPNLHIIWETGVESFNEMESLVRNHPRLVLAPFLRSMDMGYGAADLIVSRAGSMTCTELLVTGKPAILVYTTGMRLMLVRKLMWFVSNGLSFLPESIYYWPERV